The Chloroflexota bacterium genome window below encodes:
- a CDS encoding helix-turn-helix domain-containing protein, with amino-acid sequence MTSRKRPEWDAEAVRALRAHLGATQGELAEELGVRQQTVSEWETSAYRPRGASAKLLSMVAEQADFSYVAESSVQGERASAPPADAPSDKSEDENEDDGDAAR; translated from the coding sequence GTGACGTCACGCAAGAGGCCGGAATGGGACGCGGAGGCCGTGCGGGCGCTGCGGGCGCACCTGGGGGCGACGCAGGGGGAGCTGGCGGAGGAGCTTGGGGTGCGGCAGCAGACGGTGAGCGAGTGGGAGACCAGCGCCTACCGGCCTCGCGGGGCGTCGGCGAAGCTGCTGAGCATGGTGGCGGAGCAGGCTGATTTCAGCTACGTCGCAGAGTCGTCGGTGCAGGGCGAGCGGGCGAGCGCGCCCCCGGCGGACGCGCCATCCGACAAGAGCGAAGACGAAAACGAAGACGACGGCGATGCTGCACGTTAA